GCTACCTAATACAGCGGAGTATGTAGGCAACTTGAAATAGCTTTCTAGAGTGAAAAGGCCAAAGCTTTCTAATGCTAGTTATGTGTCGATGATTTAAATCACTGCACAGCTTTTAAGTGGACCATCCTCACCCATTTGCCATAACCCTAAAATAGTACCTTTGTCTTCCTGGAATAGTTGTTTCTGTTCACTTGCTTTAATATTAAGTTCTCTAAGAGCAACTAATAAGTGGTGCTTTCTGTATTGACAATGCACTTACAGTAAGTATGTTGCGAACTAAAACTGTTGGCCCCTATGAAATATGAAACTAAATACAGACACAATTTAAGCTAACCTGAACTTGCTGTGGAATTCAGTTAGCATCTGTGAATTAACTGAATAACGAGGAGTCATTGTTACAGCATGTTGGCTTATTTGCCAGTGAACACCAGTGTCTTGGTCACGAGTTTTTAATTTGCATCTTTTGTCCCTGTCTATAGAGGCGTAATTTTAGAATTGCCTCATTTGGTAGTATAAGTTGATTAAAACGGGAAGTTTTGTTGTAGCCAGGTTACTGCAGTTTCACTGGAAACCAGTTACTGTTTACCATAAACTTTTCCATAAAAAAGAATATAACAAAAAAGGCCATGTCTTTTCCgttcttcttggttttttttccccattcattcattcattcattcattctatTGTGTGAATTGTGATTTTTAGCTCCCTTTTATCAAtttataaagttattttaatacTGGATTTCATCAGGTTGATATAAATAATAATCacgttttaactttttttaatgtataatgCAGGATTGCTGTCAGACAAGGAAATTCTTAAGGCAGCTGTTGAACGTCATAAGGTGCTTTTAGTAGAAAAGGATCGGGAGCTAATTCGTAAAGTGCAAGCTGCCAAAGAGGAAGtttttgaaaaaattacagcCTTACAGGATGAAAAGTATGTTTGTTGATTTACCGCTCAACTTCTAAAAGAGGAATGTTTTgagtaactttttaaaatgtcattcttAGCAGCTAAACACTTCTGGCATTTTCTCATGATTCTTGTGTGCATGTTGAATGACGTCTCAGGTTAGAACTCGAGAACAGATTAGCTGATCTAGAGAAGATGATATTGGAGCAAGATGCTTGGAGACAATCTGAAAAGGATCAATATGAAGAGAAACTACGTGTTGTACAGATGGCAGAAGAATCTAGCAAAAAGGAACTTCAGCGTTTGCGGTAGTGTGGCTTTTCTAACCTTAACACAAATTTCTCatttccaccccctcccccccccacaaATTTCTTTACAGTAGTCGGTATAAAAGTTTACTGTTTATAGACATGCAAGTGTTTGTTATGGTAAATTAAACAAAATCATCTTTTTCATTGTGTAAAAAGGGCAGAATTAAAAATGTGctgtttaaaaaaccaaaccaaaccaaaacccatttTTCATCCAAACCTTTAAAATTATACGattttaatgaacattttaaagacaTAATTTTGCAATACTCATGTTTGTTAAAATTGGGTCCATGTTGGCTGCTGGCATAGCCCCAGCGTTAGAGTAAACCATTTCTCTTTCCAGAATGGCACCATATCAGCAATTGGCAACCTGGGACCCTACTACGATTGTCTCTTAGAGCTGGTTATTCTAGTTCTCAGTGAAGTTGTTTTACTATAGTATTTGTGGGAAGGTCAGTGTGATAAAATGAGCAAAAGTCATACtccaaaagcaaacaaatcaGTGTATTTTTTACTCCTATGTGAATTTTAAtaatcaataaaaatatttttttaatcatttagtTAAATACTTATCAGCCTTTCAAATTATGCAATATATTCTGTTGTCACATTGATTTGTCCTAACTTCTAACATCTATATTTTGATTAGATAAAAATAAGTGTATCTTATACAATTTTAGATTAAAAATTCAACAACAAGCTATTCAGGCAGaggaactggaagaaaagaaatgtgaaagtGCTGATCTGAAACAGGTAAGGTTTTATTGCATTGtaatattttataaagaaatacaATCTTCCCTGCAGTTGCCATGTCCAGTGTTTGAAGATTAGATTGaatttttgaggcttttttttcctagagggACAAAATGCATAgaacagatatttaaaagcaaaagtgtTCAGAATTCAGTCATGCTTTCCTGGACCTTTATAGATGGATTACAGCTTTTCGCTTCATGCGTTTTGTGGGTACCGAGGATTTCAAAGCTGAGTGTTTATAGACTGGTATGTTGAATACGGTTATGAACTATTTAACTGGAGATTCAGTTTCCATGGAGACTTATAAATTGTTTCTAGGTAATGCTTTGCATTTACACTGCATCTCTCATCTGAGGTTTTTCAAGAGCTTAACAGATGTTTCATAAATGAATAAACCAGTGTAAAGAGGTATATTTCTATTAAAGAGTGAATTGATGGCAgtgttgaaaataaaatgtaaactcCTCACCCATGATGTTACTTCGTAGGTGAGAATATAGCTGTGCACCAAAGGAGTCCATAAGCTGTGTGCATTTCAGGTTCAATAGTTTGTTTCCTCCAGAAATCAGACATTGGGGTATCTGAGTGTGCAcgtggggagaggagaaggaaagggaaatcATCCTTTCTAAGTGCTGGCTGCAGATCTCTGACTCCATGCTTACTTGTTTTTGTGAGCTGGTTGGCATAGCCGCTGTGGGCTGTAAAGCATTGTCGCTTAGGAGAGGGAAGAGTCTGGGTAGCTCCACAGCTCTGCTACCAAATGTGGTGTGGTGCTCTGGTGCTCTTCAGCCTTGGGGCTTAACTTTCTGGGGGACACATCAACAACTGAAGACTCTgcctccctttctctttctcaaaAACTACAGTAGAAAACCTGCTTTGTCTAGCAGTGATTTACTCTAAAACTTCTGGAGAAGCTGTTGAGTAAGGAGAAAAGAAACGAAGAAAGGCTTATGAAAAGCTAATGCAGCCTTTTGGTGTCTGCATTGTGCTCTATCTCAGTATCTCAGAATTAATTGTTAGTTATTTGCATACCTTCTCAAAtggaaaaatttcattttttatagCAAATTCACAACATGCAACTCCAACTTGCCTCAGTTTCTCAATCAGAAAATGATTTGCTCGAGTCTAATCAGAAGCTGAAGGAAATAATAGAGAGATTGAAACAAGAATGTCAACATGCAAGgactcaggcagaaaaagctcagctggaaacagagaagtaatttttttcttccctttggctttacttttcctttttgtattgCTTGTGTTTCTTTCTTGTGGATTACTTAACTATGGATTGTACTTTCTGAATAAagtcagaaattaaaaatgaacaaGAAATATTGGACAATTGTAAAAAATGACTATACTTTCTATTATGCAGTGTGTATAAATGCTTTGCTTGTGGTAGCTTTAAAAACAGGAGTTTGTTTCCATTCATGTCTGTTACAATTAGTTATTGACTAGTGAAATATACTATTTGTATAAAAGTCCTATTTACACTGAACGGAATCTGAAACATATTAGTTGAAGTGGATCTAGAGTTTCAACACAAAGTTCTTTTACGAGCATTAAGGGTGAAAAAAGCATTTAAGCATTGTATTATGCTTTGATGAGGGACCCTTTccgtatatgtgtgtatatacttttttccccacctctcaCTAGGTCTTTTAGCTGATACTAAATAATAAAATCTTACTGGATATCTTCTAGTTGCTctcatcaaaattaaaaaaaaaaacactgtccTTTTTTGCACAAGCTTGACCACATACCATCAAAATATGCTAATAAATGCTGAAGGAAACGAAATCTTGTTCAGGCTCCTTATACCAATGAACACTTTCCTGAAATTTAAAGATCAATTTGTCAGTGTGAAATGGTTATTTAGTATTTCCTAGCCTAATAACTAAATACATGTCTAACTTGTACTAGATTATTGTGGTGGGTCTTTAAAAGAGTCAGCATCCCAGATAGAAAACTTCCAAAAGATATCATGTGGCAtattttaacttctcttctgctaTGAATTGGTACTGCAATTGCTTTGTTGTCGTTAGTTGAAGTATTGCTTTTTGATTTGACATTTGAAGAAATTACTGCATTGGGACTGCAGAGTACATTCAAGTGTCAGCAGCATGTTAAATAATTTGGATGTTTACTTTAGGAAGGTGTGTTCATATTTTGAGTGAGATTGTCACTGTTATTTGAGTGAGACCGTTCAATGTCTTTTACATATTTATGGGCCATACACAAGTCAGGAGTAGGTTTTTCTGGGCAGGCAGTGGAAGAAACGTGGCAGTCCTCAGACATCATTGTGTAAGTATGTAGACAATGGGAGATGCCCCAAGGCTGGTACTGCAGAAATcaagcagctttgcagcctaGATGTAAGCCctccaggtctgtcctgctgTTACCCTAGGAGCCTTGGGTCAGGTTTCCAGTCTTCTTTTGGCTCTTTGGGTGACAGGGCTTCCTTCCTAGGAAGTTCAGCAATTCTTATGAGCTTGAACTCCAAGAGTTAAGTCGCACCAAAGCAACTTGGCTTAAAGAGGAAGTGAAATAAGGACCAAAAGATAAGAAAGCCTAAGataaaaagtttcagataaataaaataatgcCAGTAGAGCCGTAAGTAGGCGAAGCTgttgcctgcctggctgtgtcaaTCTTAGGCTTGGAAACGAAAATGTGAAATGAGAAGAAGGGCTGAAGGCGAACTGTGTGAGACTGATACAGATCAGAGCTAAGCTCAGACAGACACTTGTTAAGCATTTCAGGAACAGCCTtagtggcatttaaaaaaaaaaaaagaaacttatgGCATTTTTAACCACTGTCTCCACTGAAGTTCTTTTACTGTTAAGCAGTGCTTTTCGAGAAAGCTCTTTGGTTCCTGCGTAGTAGTAGTTATTTACAGTCAACAGCAACGTACAAACCACGCTGGGTCTACTGAAAGAACTGTGATGGGTACCAAGTGGGCCAGGGTCCTGGTTCTGGTGTGAGAGTGGATGATTCCTAGTGCTTCTGCTGTGGGGAAGGGAAAGGTGAGGAACTGATGGGGATTCATTCAGGGGCCCTGCAGGGAAACTGCAGCAGCCCAGGACTGGAGTGGTATGGATGCACTGATACCCAGCCTTGGTTTGCATTTCTTaaaaactgttgggtttttttttgttttttgtttttttatagtAATGTAAAGTATGCAGTTGGTTCTCATCTACTTTGGCCCACAATGCAGATAGCCCAAACAaacaaggcagcagagagaaactgGCTCCTTTCCTATCCACTGCTAGAGAACACAGCCTAATTTTAGTACGTTTCAAGCATGCGAAGGCCTGAACAGATAACACATGCTGTTGGCGGCATGTGTTCAACTGGAATGTTGTCTGGGAACCGTATCAGTGGGAGCTTCCTGTTGTGTAGGCATTTGTTCTGGTCGGGAGCACACAGCAGTCGAGCCTGTACTACTCTGTTACAAAGGCGTAGTACACTGCACAGGGTAGCAACCTGTTATCTTGCGCCCCAGCTCTGAAACAGAGATGGTAGTTGTCAGCTCTTCTGACAACTGGTGTTTGGCGTGGGTGCCTACCTTTGTGTTCCAGTGTGAGTGTTTGATCTGAATTTAGATATTTTCCATggatgcttgattttttttgctgCAAAACCCCAGGCAGCCAAGAATTAActactttctttcaaaatctgcctCATAGTTGAAGAAAACTTAGGGTGTTGCTAATGCACAGGTTCAGATGTTATTAGTCACAATTAGATTGATAGCACAATCAAATTTAAATCAGATCCTTCAAGTACAGAAAGGTAGGAGGTGTGAAAAGATGCATCTATTCTAAGAGCCCTAAGGCATTAGTTGAAAGCACTGCTTTGTCTATGTAACCTCTTATTCTTTTAACCTGTTTTTTTCAAAGGACTTTAGAATACAAACGTATTGAATGGCTGGAGGAGAAGCACTTGCTTACTCAGCGCAtcacagagaaagaagagaaatacaaCCAAGTGAAGAACAAGCTGTGTCGAGCTGCTGTTGCTCAGAAGAAGGCAGGTTGACTCTTCCTTTATGAATCGTCCAGCTTATGAAAAGTTCAGCTTTACTTTGGCCATCTAGAATTGTTTCACTATTAAGAGTTTACTTGCAGTCTACTGTATATTACAACAAAATATATCAAGTTTGTCAAGATTAGAATTGAAATAAGATGCAGTAATATGCAAAAGAGTATTACAGCCAACAACTTTTTTATAATGCCATCAAAGATTTGATGAGgctttttttgcatgtgtgcgtgtgcgtgcatACGGTTCTTTAAGAGGTGGACTCCTTGGTTGGTAAGGATTATCTTTTCAATGCTAGATGAATGTCGTTCTACTTTTTCTTGATGGAATAGTAAAATGTTATATCTTCTAAGCTTGCTTTTTATGAAATAACTTGAAAGGAAAAGCTGATTAATTGTTTATAAAAGCTCAAGATTAATTGGCAGTTTTCTACATTGGACATATACAGGTTGTGAAACCTATCAGTAGCTTTTAAGGTTGTAAAACTTCTGAGgtcaacacaaggaaaaaaaaaaagaagaaagcatacatttttttttggtCATGTTTATTTATATCTGGTCATTTAAAGAACAGTTAGTGTTTGTTAGTACAGTTAGTCACTGATCAGTGAGGGACTGACAGCTGTGCATCTCTGTCACAGCTATGGATCATTTCCCATCTCTTCTGTTTCCCATCATGGGGATCAGAACCTCcaaccagcacagcaccacttcTTAAGGAAGGAAAATCACAAAAACCGTCACAGCTTGAAATGATGTACAGGCTGGATTTAATTTTTGCAGCATCTAATGTATCAAGGCGTTACTTAGCTGTTTGAAATGTCCGTTTGACAGAGAAAGAGTCTCAATGATAATAAACAAAGGAGGATGCAAGAGAAACTAGAACTTTTGGAAGCCACGATAGAAGaactagaaaaagaaaaccaggtGTTAAACAGGTAATAAACTTTGCTTAGCTTGAAAAATGATACATGCCCAAGATCTGACTTACAAATATGAAGCATTTTTGAAGATACGTGACACTTAGTTTAGTAACTGGAGTCTGGTATAAGGGCAGTTTCAGCACCAGGGTGCTTTGAATGGAGTCCATTCAGGATGGGCAGTGGAGAGCTTATAAGACAACTCCAGGGCTGTCTCTTCAgaaagaaatagaggaaaaatatcTGATAGATGCAGTTGCAGGAATCCCTTTGAAAGAAGGAAGTGAAAAAGACTTCAGAATTGCAAGAGAAACAGACTTAGCATCCTCTTTGAAAGAcaaactcttattttttttctcttcattgagCACCTATGGGAGGGCTTGATTCAAGTGATTAATTTAATGTGGCTTCTGTGGCTCACTGCTGTGAATGCtattaaaagctttatttattcCATGCAAATTCTAATCTGTAATACAGCAGATAGCTTGATATGTAGAGGGACTTCTAGACAGAGATTTCGGCAGAAGAATATACGCAGGTCTTCCAGCTTCCAGTTCTTTGTGGTATATAGTTTTCCCTCAGAGGGACAGTAAACAGCGGAGTGTTTGCGGAGAGGCGTGCTTCTGTGTTGGATAATAAAGACTTTGAGCAGTAAGAAATCTCTTGTCTCCTAGGCAGAATGTTTCCTATGAAGAATACGCACGCCTTCAGAAGAGACTAAAGGACTTGCAGCGTAGGCACAATGAATTCCGGAGTTTAATTCTCAATCCTAACATACCATCACTCAATCCCGTCACTACAACGTCATCATTTGCTTTTCCTCCTGGGCCTGAAGTGTCCTTCTCCCTTCTTCAGGTGGTGATGTATTACAAGTTGTGAAAATGACACAACAAAGAGGGTACTGGAACAGTCATTCACTGCAGACCTTGGTCGTAAGGAAGGAGTATCTGATCTTTGAACAGAGAGAGGAAACTTTAAGGAATGCTTCCAGTGGCGTTCCCTTCCTTGCAATAGGAAGGATCTTGAAAGGCAAACGATACGTTACAGAATGTAACAGACAGGCAGTGCTAACCCAGTTCTCCATACTTTGTCCTTCCGAGAGGCTTTAAATGGCTCCTTCCAGGCAAGAAACACCATAGCGGTGTTCTCACACCGTGGTTCTGTTATTAAAAAGCAGTGTTGCTGCTCCTGATTGCCTGTGTGGTTAAAGGAGTTTTACTTACTTCGGTGAGCGGCTGAGGGTGAAAATCTCTCTGGCTGAGGCTGACCAGGCGGACTGGGCAGATTCGTGGTAACTGTGACCTCAGGTCCGCGAGCCTCTCCTGGGAGGAGGCACGCCTGTGCGCTGTATCTTGTCGAGGCTGTTCATCATGAACGTCAGAACAATACCCACAAAACTCCGAGGAGTAAAATTTAACGAATAGGGATACTTTGGACTtcacaattttaattttaaaatcattaattaaagaaaatgcaaTTATTGCTCATTTTGGTCCCTTGTAGGGGTGCAAAATGTAATAGAgccacttttaatttttttctttttaatttcaaggAGGAACAGCATCAAAGAGAGCTTTCCCTGCTCCGCAAGCGGCTGGAAGAACTAGAAACcacacagagaaaacagctgCAAGATCTTGGGCCGTCTAGAGAGCGAGCAATGGTGGGCGCGTACAGGGGCTTGGCGGGAAAGAAGGTCGCTGGAGAAGGCAACGCACAAAGTGAGGACTCCAAGTGAAATCTGCAAACTCTGCACGCTGTCAGTTTTCAGTAGCTTATCCTTTGTGTACAAGCTtttaatattttgccaaaaccatGCTTGTATGGGCCTGAAGAGCATAAAATATATTCTGCatagttttgtatttatttttgaaagactgTCATAAATTGTCAAATATAatggttaaaaacaaaagcatCGAAAGATTTAAgtacattttgaaatgtttttatagAAGTGATGTAAATTTATTTGAAAGTCATAACGTATGAAATAATCTCATCACACGAAACTTAAAAAACATTTTGTCAAGGTTTGGGTGGtgctgacatttaaaataaaaacaaaaatcagatttttctgaTAAAGCCTTTAAAACTTTTTTGATAATACCCTCTTATTTCTTCAGTGTAGAAGTTACTGTGTCAGTGTGGAGTGTCGCTGGGTTGCTGTTTTGGTTGTTAAAAATGCTGTAGTCCACACTGGGATTGTTATTTTGAAGTTCCCATGCAGGTAAGAGAGGATGGAATGAAATGGAAAAGGTGCTGAAAACTTTTTATTTGTTACCCTTGACAATGTGCCTCTTGTATTTTTATAATGGGAATAAGCAATAATCaggttttttaatttaatgttgtAGAAACGAAGCCTAACAAATTGCCTTCACATTATGAAAATGTAAGTTTGTGTTTGTTGCTACTGTAATTTACTTACATTCAACcttgaataaataattttattgtagTTAGTTATTTgaactttttcttcccctctcattATCAGTTTAGTAACATAAACTTGTAAAGAATCAACTCATTTTTATAACTTGGTATGAAAACTTTCTTGGAAGTATAGAAATGATTTTATCtgggttttttgtggtgttttggtttgggttttttttcccaaaacatacTGCAGTGAAAGTTTGAGACGGTGAGCTGTGCAGTGCGATTTCTTCTCATAGCTTCTTGGGGATTGTCATCAGGCTGTAGTAACAGACAACCGAGTAACCACACTGCGTGTGGCGACGTCGTTGTCATCGGTTTCCCTGTTCTCCCAGAGGCTGATGTTTGGTTTCCCACAGAGCACGTCGGTGCAAGGGTCGTACTGCGCGTCCCTGGGACGTTGTTGGACTGCTCTGAGGAACGCGGCGTAACGCCTCGCAGTGACAGAGCTATTTCTGCTGTCTCTGGCAGGATTGCTGCGGCAGGAGGAGCTCTCCGTGCCAGAGCCCACTGTGCCAAATGGGATGCTCGCCAACGCGTGCCAGCCTACGATGGCTGCCAGGAGCCCCGTGCTTCTGTCCCTGATGCTGGTTACGTGGCCGCCCACGAGCCTCCTGCCTGGTGCcggagggcagggagggcacTTTACACAGACTGGGGAAgccctggagggcagaagggtaacagcaggaggaagaaggatggGTGTCTGCTGGGCTGTTGGCTCCCCTTCCCAGTCCCTCGCAGGCTCTTTGCTCAAGAGAGGTGATTTCCTGCCCCTGCAGCACCCTCTCCTGAAAGAATCGTTACCAGGTTATCCTCGTTTTTAACATTTTTAGGTTTTTAAAAGTATCATCATACTCTGAGCCTTACAGCAACAGAGCGGGCGCTGTGTCTTCAGCCTGGCTCCGGCCTGCACCGCTTCCCCGAGGCGGGAAGGCGGCTGGGAACCCCcgggcccagccccgggcccTGCCGGGAGGTcgctgctcagcagctgctgggctctgggCCAGCACCCCTCGGCCCTAGCGTCACCGCCTGACGTGGCACCCTGCCTTCGTGGCAGCGTGCCTGCCTCTCCCACCCTTCCCAGCGGTGGAGCGGCGGGGCGTCCGTGCCGCTGGGCGCCGGGCTGGAACCGCAGCAGCACCGGGCAGCTGATGCCAGCCAGTGCCTTGTGCTCCCCTTGCCTGCATGACCCTGGCAGCCCGACAAGCTGTGCTTGCTTTCCTTCAACCACTTTAAAGTACACAAGTTAATCAGAAGAACCTCCAAATGCACTTTATTCTAGATAAACCCATACAAACACCAACATGTATTTGtcatttgcactttttttttaaccattcatTTTAAACAACAGGTTATAACTTCTGTACAACAGGAATTTACACATTAGTAAGATTTGACTTGAAACTGGATGACTGCAAAATAATGCTCTGTAAGCTAGTGTTAGAAAATATGCTGTTTGCCGTAGCAGTTTGCCTGTAAACATGTGAAAATTAAGTTACAGAGAAGTTTGCTTTCATTTCAGAGACTGCTGTTAGAATCATTGGGTTGCCATTGTACGGCTTTAGCCAGAGGCGGTTCTTGTTGTCCGCGTAACAGTGACAGCGAACTGCGGGTACGGAAGGTGTGTGCCAATGTTTTGTGTGCTGACCCAAACCTACCAAAAGAGCCACAATCACTTAATTATACTTCACATCACTTCGTGAGATCCACTTGACGGGTTACAAAGGCCCAGCATGACTTGAAATGGTTTACTAACAGAGTGACACTGTTTAGGAGGCTTGAATAAAGGCAATAATCCCATTCCAGGCTGTAGGCTAAGGCTACAGGGCCTGCTTCAACACATACGTAATCTCTAGAAATCGTTAAAGCTATAGTCGCAAACAAGCAGTAGTACAAATACAGAATAGGactgatttttcatttcttcatcatATAAACACACACAGTGAAGTTCACAGGATCAGACCCACGCAAACAGATTCTATTTTACAGCTTTTCAAGcagaaatgttgggtttttttttttctttttctgcctgtaCAGAAGGTTACCGTTGAACCAAACCATCACAGTTCATTCAGACGCACTGCCAGCAAACACCTGAAGTGGAGCGGAACTGCTGCGATGTCTCTCTACCTGGAAAGAGTAATCTGCTCATGCCCCTCCTTTAGTATtaattgctgtgcttttttttatttattcatttgatGCTGCTTTAAAAGGTTAGGTTAAGAATGATAAAAAATCAAGCCCTTAGGTACAGGTATTCTAAGCTTAAGTGCTACTCGAGCCACGGTCCGTGCGTTTAGGACAGAGGGCGAGCTAGGTTAGggctggggtggggttttttcccaatTAAAACTAAACTTATCAAAATATGTTGTGCCAGGCAGAGACAAGAACTGCTGAAAGCACTGCAACATCGTAGTGCAGTTTCCTGAACAAAGCCATACATTCCGTCAAGTATAAAGTGTAAACTTAATAGCAAGTGTAAgacttgaatttaaaaaaaacccaaaccaaaccaaagccaTCACAGTATGGGTTGGCCGCTGCCCGCTCTGACACGCAGAGGTATAACCTGTGCGACCGCacggcagggagggggcaggctggtAGGCAACgtggttttgtgtttgcttttttctccacGTTAACAGGCGGCCGTGCTGCTGCCAAAGGGCGGCCAGCGATCGCTGTGGGACTGTGCCTGgtgccggccccgggcagcccccgcaccccccagccagccctcgcCACGCcatgctgcagcccctgggcccCCCGAGGCAGCGGCAGCGACCGGCTCGAGGGCCCCACTGCCTGGGAGCCCACCTGGGCGTCCCTGCCCGGCCACGGCTCTGGCACAGGCTTTCTGCAAGGCAGCTCTTCCCCCTCCTGCAGGCCGCCGCACCACTCGCCTCCAGCGGTGGGACCCCCAGAAACACGTGGAGACGTGTCCTGGTCTCACCGACGCCTCCATGAGCGTCTCCGTGTGACTGAGGCAGAGTCTGCGGCAGCGGAAGCCGTCCGGGTGCAgcggagggcagggctgctcgggcggcagcagagccagggccacGGCTGCACCCCGGTGGCACTGCACGGCAGCCGCCTTGTCCAGCTGGGCTAACCTGAGCCACCGCTGCAAATGTCACGCATCCCTCCCTGAACGTGGCCAAGCCGCAGGAACCACCCCGGCAGGACTGAGGCCGTGCCCTCCCCCCCGCAACCCCAACCGTCGAGGTCA
The sequence above is drawn from the Opisthocomus hoazin isolate bOpiHoa1 chromosome 8, bOpiHoa1.hap1, whole genome shotgun sequence genome and encodes:
- the CEP83 gene encoding centrosomal protein of 83 kDa isoform X1, with the protein product MDAFGSLLPPVVGNGDTANSQELQKLLIDEKMRSEHHKANYQTIKAEHLRLQEECTKLQEELKRLLVEKQTAHDKFQFLLAEYREELLGKTQELEKLKLQVLTPQKLELLKAQIQQELESPMTERYRKLENEVEKYRTEYNKLRYEHTFLKSEFEHQKEEHTRILEEKKIKYEAEIARLDKDKEELHNQLLSVDPTRDSKRVEALSREKAQLYQKLKGLEAEVAELRAERDNCGVQAENVQRVQVRQLAEMQAMTRSLEAEKKSAELQIDRIEKELQMSHEQNILLTSKLHKSEREVSSLAAKVEELKHSHKLEVTNVKLEAARTKSEVERERNKIQSEMDGLLSDKEILKAAVERHKVLLVEKDRELIRKVQAAKEEVFEKITALQDEKLELENRLADLEKMILEQDAWRQSEKDQYEEKLRVVQMAEESSKKELQRLRLKIQQQAIQAEELEEKKCESADLKQQIHNMQLQLASVSQSENDLLESNQKLKEIIERLKQECQHARTQAEKAQLETEKTLEYKRIEWLEEKHLLTQRITEKEEKYNQVKNKLCRAAVAQKKRKSLNDNKQRRMQEKLELLEATIEELEKENQVLNRQNVSYEEYARLQKRLKDLQRRHNEFRSLILNPNIPSLNPVTTTSSFAFPPGPEVSFSLLQEEQHQRELSLLRKRLEELETTQRKQLQDLGPSRERAMVGAYRGLAGKKVAGEGNAQSEDSK
- the CEP83 gene encoding centrosomal protein of 83 kDa isoform X2, translated to MDAFGSLLPPVVGNGDTANSQELQKLLIDEKMRSEHHKANYQTIKAEHLRLQEECTKLQEELKRLLVEKQTAHDKFQFLLAEYREELLGKTQELEKLKLQVLTPQKLELLKAQIQQELESPMTERYRKLENEVEKYRTEYNKLRYEHTFLKSEFEHQKEEHTRILEEKKIKYEAEVEELKHSHKLEVTNVKLEAARTKSEVERERNKIQSEMDGLLSDKEILKAAVERHKVLLVEKDRELIRKVQAAKEEVFEKITALQDEKLELENRLADLEKMILEQDAWRQSEKDQYEEKLRVVQMAEESSKKELQRLRLKIQQQAIQAEELEEKKCESADLKQQIHNMQLQLASVSQSENDLLESNQKLKEIIERLKQECQHARTQAEKAQLETEKTLEYKRIEWLEEKHLLTQRITEKEEKYNQVKNKLCRAAVAQKKRKSLNDNKQRRMQEKLELLEATIEELEKENQVLNRQNVSYEEYARLQKRLKDLQRRHNEFRSLILNPNIPSLNPVTTTSSFAFPPGPEVSFSLLQEEQHQRELSLLRKRLEELETTQRKQLQDLGPSRERAMVGAYRGLAGKKVAGEGNAQSEDSK